ATCATGCTAACCTATAATAAAAAATGCCTACAACAGGAGTGGCATTCATCCAGGCAATCCAGAGCTTTACCAGTTGGCAAAGGAAGTGCTGTTTCTAGTGCAAGAGGTGTAAAGTAGTAGCTCATGTTTGTCATGATTAATTGCATAATTAGAATACATTATCATAGCCTCCTCGTGCTTGTAAGAACTTAGGCTTATGCAATAAACCTTGTTGTTCTTAACATGTCGCTTGTGTGCGAGTGAACATTATATGGTGTCAGAATAAAACATGGAAGTTTTCAAGCCTCCAGGAGCTCTAGTGCTTGAAGGAAATCTTTCCGAGAATTGGAGGAGATGGGTCCAACGCTTTGACCTTTACTTGACGGCGTCGGGAAAGAtcgaagaaaatgaaaaggtGCAGTGCGCCATTCTGCTGCTCACAGTCGGTGAAGAAGCGCTCGAAATATACAATACGTTCCTATTCGCAACTGGTGAAGATCCTAACAAGATTGCTCAcctaaagaaaaagtttgaaGATTATTTCAATCCGAGAAAGAACACTGTGTTCGAAAGATACAAGTTTTGGgaatgtaaacaaaaagacAGCGAATCTATCGATCAGTTTGTCACCGAATTGAAGACTCGTGCGAAGTCATGTGAATTTGGTGACCAGCAAGATAGCCTGATTCGAGATCGAATTGTATTTGGTGTAAGTGTCACTCGTCTTAAAGAGAGATTGCATCGTGAATCGTCTGATCTTACCCTTCAGAAAGCGGCGGGTCTTTGCAGAGCGGCAGAAGCTAGCGCTAAACAACTAAAGGAACTCCAGACATTGGAGAAGGTACCCGTTCACGCGATAAAACCAAGAAACAAACCAACTAAGCCAGCGCTCGCTACTAGCAAAACATCGCGCCAGCTGCAGCAATTTAACTGCAAGAATTGTGGAACAAAGCACTACCCGCGATCGTGTCCAGCGTTTGGAAGACACTGTCACATTTGCAAAGGGAAACATCACTACGCTAACATGTGCCCACAAAAGAATTCTCGAGTACACACTGTGACTCCGAGCCTAGACGGCGCCATTGGTCGACAGTGCGAAGTCCAACCGAAGAATTCTTTATCGGAACAGTCACCGGTGTGACTAATGATTTAGCTTGGTTCTCCACCGTAACTGTTGGCGGATCTTCTGTTAAATTCAAGCTGGATACTGGCGCCAAAGCGAATGTTTTGACACTCAGTGTTTACTCCGAACTCCAGCACAAGTCTCCTTTAATGGATACCAGTGTTGTTCTTTCCTCGTATGGAGATTTCAAGGTAAAACCCGAAGGGAAGATCACCCTGGCTTCTGAAGCTCAAGGATTAAAGGAAAGCCTTCCATTTTTCGTTGCTGCTGTTAATTCACCACCATTTTGGGACTCTCGGCGTGTTCAAAATTAAATCTGGTGAAAAGAGTAGAAAGTGTTGCCCAGACCCATCGcccaaaaaagaaattgttgatACGTTTGCTGATGTGTTCAGTGGGTTAGGCTGCATGAAAGGCGAGTACCACATTGAGCTGGATGACTCAGTTCAGCCCGTCATTCACCCGCACTTGATAAACTTAAAGCGAAACTTCAAGAGTTGGAGGAGAAAGATGTTGTCCAGAAAGTTGACAGCCCCACCCCTTGGGTTAACAGCTTAGTCATTGTTGAAAAGCGTGAT
The genomic region above belongs to Montipora capricornis isolate CH-2021 chromosome 8, ASM3666992v2, whole genome shotgun sequence and contains:
- the LOC138013964 gene encoding uncharacterized protein — translated: MEVFKPPGALVLEGNLSENWRRWVQRFDLYLTASGKIEENEKVQCAILLLTVGEEALEIYNTFLFATGEDPNKIAHLKKKFEDYFNPRKNTVFERYKFWECKQKDSESIDQFVTELKTRAKSCEFGDQQDSLIRDRIVFGVSVTRLKERLHRESSDLTLQKAAGLCRAAEASAKQLKELQTLEKVPVHAIKPRNKPTKPALATSKTSRQLQQFNCKNCGTKHYPRSCPAFGRHCHICKGKHHYANMCPQKNSRVHTVTPSLDGAIGRQCEVQPKNSLSEQSPV